In Drosophila simulans strain w501 chromosome X, Prin_Dsim_3.1, whole genome shotgun sequence, one DNA window encodes the following:
- the LOC6725623 gene encoding ADP,ATP carrier protein has translation MGKDFDAVGFVKDFAAGGISAAVSKTAVAPIERVKLLLQVQHISKQISPDKQYKGMVDCFIRIPKEQGFSSFWRGNLANVIRYFPTQALNFAFKDKYKQVFLGGVDKNTQFWRYFAGNLASGGAAGATSLCFVYPLDFARTRLAADTGKGGQREFTGLGNCLTKIFKSDGIVGLYRGFGVSVQGIIIYRAAYFGFYDTARGMLPDPKNTPIYISWAIAQVVTTVAGIVSYPFDTVRRRMMMQSGRKATEVIYKNTLHCWATIAKQEGTGAFFKGAFSNILRGTGGAFVLVLYDEIKKVL, from the exons ATGGGCAAGGATTTCGATGCTGTTGGATTCGTCAAGGATTTCGCTGCCGGAGGCATCTCCGCAGCCGTCTCCAAGACTGCCGTCGCCCCCATTGAGCGTGTGAAACTGCTCCTGCAGGTTCAGCACATCTCGAAACAAATCAGCCCCGACAAGCAGTACAAGGGCATGGTTGATTGCTTTATCCGCATTCCAAAGGAGCAGGGATTCTCGTCCTTCTGGCGCGGCAACTTGGCCAACGTCATCAGATACTTCCCAACCCAGGCTCTGAACTTCGCCTTCAAGGACAAGTACAAGCAG GTCTTCCTGGGTGGTGTAGACAAGAACACCCAGTTCTGGCGCTACTTCGCCGGCAACTTGGCCTCCGGTGGTGCCGCTGGTGCTACCTCTCTGTGCTTTGTCTACCCCTTGGACTTTGCCCGTACTCG CTTGGCTGCTGATACTGGCAAGGGTGGTCAGCGTGAATTCACCGGTCTGGGCAACTGCTTGACCAAGATCTTCAAGAGCGACGGCATCGTTGGATTGTACCGTGGTTTCGGAGTGTCCGTGCAGGGCATCATCATCTACCGTGCCGCCTACTTCGGCTTCTACGATACCGCTCGCGGCATGCTGCCCGACCCCAAGAACACACCCATCTACATCAGCTGGGCCATCGCCCAGGTTGTGACAACCGTCGCTGGCATCGTGTCCTATCCCTTCGATACCGTGCGTCGTCGCATGATGATGCAGTCTGGTCGCAAGGCCACCGAGGTCATCTACAAGAACACACTGCACTGCTGGGCCACCATCGCCAAGCAGGAGGGCACCGGTGCCTTCTTCA